A window of Candidatus Omnitrophota bacterium contains these coding sequences:
- a CDS encoding glutamate-5-semialdehyde dehydrogenase, translated as MDIQKRILKIAQAAKKAAVDLAALDTNIKNRALRNMSAALSSNIKEILGANQKDVALAGKKGLSASIIDRLSLNDKRVAAMRASLEQVASLPDPVGEVIKETLRPNGLKIRKVRVPIGVIGIIYESRPDVTADCAGLCLKSGNAVILRGGSEALNSNRAIFNTLNNAALESGIPQGCLNMILFSDKSAVDAMLTLDKYIDLIIPRGGEALIKKIAAKSRIPVIKHYKGVCHVYIDSEADLNMAQRIAFNAKVQRPGVCNAMETLLVHKDVAARFLPGMIKQLAEAGVEIRGDELTRRIVRGLKRAQENDWSEEYLGLILSVRVVDSLEEAIRHINKYGSGHSESIVTDDEERARVFFGKVDSACLYLNASTRFTDGYEFGMGAEIGISTDKLHARGPMALEELTTYKYTIYGSGQVRA; from the coding sequence ATGGATATCCAGAAAAGAATACTCAAAATTGCTCAGGCGGCAAAGAAGGCGGCGGTTGATTTAGCCGCCCTTGATACCAACATCAAGAACAGGGCCCTGCGGAATATGTCTGCCGCGTTATCTTCCAACATCAAGGAGATCCTTGGCGCTAATCAGAAAGACGTTGCCCTGGCAGGGAAGAAGGGGCTTTCCGCCTCCATAATAGACCGGCTGTCGCTTAATGATAAGCGCGTAGCCGCTATGCGCGCTTCCCTTGAGCAGGTGGCCTCGCTTCCTGATCCGGTAGGAGAAGTGATCAAGGAAACATTGAGGCCAAACGGCCTCAAGATAAGGAAGGTGCGCGTGCCCATAGGCGTTATAGGGATCATTTACGAATCACGGCCTGACGTTACCGCCGACTGCGCGGGGTTATGCCTTAAGTCGGGCAACGCCGTTATTCTGCGCGGCGGCTCCGAAGCGCTGAATTCCAACCGCGCGATCTTTAACACATTGAATAATGCCGCGCTTGAGTCCGGCATTCCCCAGGGCTGCCTTAATATGATCTTATTCTCCGATAAATCGGCCGTAGACGCGATGCTCACTCTTGATAAATACATAGACCTGATCATTCCGCGCGGAGGCGAGGCGCTGATAAAAAAGATCGCCGCTAAATCCAGGATACCCGTGATCAAGCATTATAAAGGGGTATGCCATGTGTATATTGATTCAGAGGCGGATCTGAATATGGCGCAGAGGATCGCCTTTAACGCCAAGGTGCAGCGCCCGGGGGTCTGCAACGCGATGGAGACGCTGCTTGTGCACAAGGATGTCGCGGCGCGGTTCCTGCCCGGGATGATAAAACAACTCGCGGAGGCGGGCGTTGAGATACGCGGCGATGAACTGACGAGGAGGATCGTAAGGGGGCTAAAGCGGGCTCAGGAAAATGACTGGTCAGAGGAGTACCTTGGCCTGATACTGTCGGTAAGGGTGGTTGATTCCCTTGAAGAGGCCATAAGGCACATCAATAAGTACGGCAGCGGCCATTCCGAAAGCATTGTTACCGATGATGAGGAGCGCGCGCGGGTGTTCTTCGGCAAGGTAGATTCCGCCTGCCTTTACCTGAACGCCTCTACCCGTTTTACCGACGGTTATGAATTCGGTATGGGCGCGGAAATAGGCATAAGCACTGATAAGCTGCACGCCCGCGGCCCCATGGCGCTGGAAGAACTGACTACCTATAAATATACTATTTATGGCAGCGGACAGGTGCGGGCATGA
- the proB gene encoding glutamate 5-kinase produces the protein MKRSSKKYKRIVIKIGSSLFYSGRKLELSRFFEIVSQLSELIKAEGKEVIVVSSGAIALGMESMKLAARPKQLPLLQAAAAIGQNELMDNYRGQFKKFGINCAQVLLTWDDFDSRQRYLNARNTLLALLRLGRVPVVNENDTISTDEIKFGDNDRLSALVAKLVEADLLVMLSDVDGLLDKEGRVIRIVDEIGAEIKSLACPTKNRTCVGGMITKIEAAKIAVDSGIPCVIANGYKERIVASAVIAPQDNGTLFVSKKGLSAKEHWIAFGTKPKGKIVVDDGAKAALINKNKSLLAVGIIDVKGEFDAREIISILDKNGEEFARGISSFSSSAIAGNTGKKFAREVVHRNDLVMLQA, from the coding sequence TTGAAGCGGTCGTCAAAAAAATATAAAAGGATCGTGATAAAGATCGGCTCAAGCCTTTTTTATAGCGGCAGGAAGCTGGAATTGTCGCGTTTTTTTGAAATCGTTTCGCAGCTCAGCGAATTGATAAAAGCCGAAGGCAAAGAGGTCATCGTTGTATCTTCCGGCGCGATTGCCCTGGGGATGGAGTCGATGAAGCTGGCTGCCAGGCCGAAACAATTGCCCCTGCTTCAGGCGGCCGCGGCCATCGGCCAGAATGAGTTGATGGATAACTATAGGGGCCAATTTAAAAAGTTCGGCATTAACTGCGCGCAGGTATTATTGACCTGGGATGATTTTGACAGCCGTCAGCGTTACCTGAACGCCAGGAATACGCTTTTGGCGTTACTAAGATTAGGGCGCGTGCCCGTAGTCAATGAAAATGACACTATTTCTACAGACGAGATAAAATTCGGCGATAATGACCGGCTTTCGGCGCTGGTGGCAAAATTAGTGGAGGCGGACCTCCTGGTCATGCTCTCGGATGTGGACGGGCTGCTGGATAAAGAGGGGAGAGTCATTCGGATAGTGGATGAGATCGGCGCCGAGATAAAATCCCTGGCCTGCCCTACTAAAAACAGGACTTGTGTAGGCGGGATGATCACTAAGATCGAGGCGGCAAAGATCGCGGTGGATTCGGGCATACCATGTGTCATTGCTAACGGGTATAAGGAGCGAATAGTCGCTTCAGCCGTGATCGCGCCTCAGGATAACGGGACTTTGTTCGTGTCAAAGAAGGGCCTTTCGGCGAAAGAACACTGGATCGCCTTCGGGACAAAGCCGAAGGGAAAGATCGTCGTTGATGACGGCGCGAAGGCCGCGCTTATAAATAAAAATAAAAGCCTGCTTGCCGTGGGCATTATTGATGTCAAAGGTGAATTTGACGCTCGTGAAATAATAAGCATATTGGATAAGAACGGCGAAGAATTCGCGCGCGGCATATCTTCTTTTTCTTCTTCCGCGATCGCGGGAAATACTGGAAAGAAATTTGCCAGGGAAGTAGTGCACAGGAATGATTTGGTGATGCTACAGGCGTAA
- the obgE gene encoding GTPase ObgE has protein sequence MFIDSAKINVKAGAGGNGCRSFYRDKYTRQGIPDGGDGGKGADIIILADSRLYTLLDFRYNRHFHGKHGGHGSGKDRKGAGAEPVVIRVPLGTVIKDIATGCVLRDLTIDKEEFIAARGGKGGLGNKHVKDPTEGEPGEEKDLLLDLKLIAEVGVVGFPNAGKSTLISAVSNARPRIAAYPFTTKAPILGVAESAGRSFIVADIPGLIEGSSSGKGLGDKFLRHIERTRILIHLVDISGFEGRDPVEDYKKINKELGAYSRELSRKPQVIAANKMDLEAAGANLRRFKGIIKKTVYPVSALKKEGLEDLLEAVVKKI, from the coding sequence ATGTTCATTGACAGCGCTAAGATCAATGTGAAGGCGGGGGCTGGAGGCAATGGCTGCCGCAGTTTCTACCGCGATAAATATACGCGCCAGGGGATCCCCGATGGCGGAGACGGCGGCAAGGGGGCGGATATAATAATCCTGGCGGACAGCCGGCTTTATACGCTTCTGGATTTCAGGTATAACCGCCATTTTCACGGCAAACACGGCGGCCATGGCTCAGGAAAGGATAGAAAAGGCGCCGGGGCCGAACCGGTGGTTATCCGGGTGCCGCTGGGTACTGTGATCAAAGACATCGCTACCGGCTGCGTATTGCGCGACCTGACCATAGATAAGGAAGAGTTTATCGCCGCCCGCGGCGGCAAAGGCGGCCTGGGAAACAAGCACGTCAAAGATCCGACGGAGGGAGAGCCCGGCGAAGAGAAGGACCTGCTTCTTGACTTAAAGCTTATTGCCGAAGTGGGGGTGGTGGGTTTTCCCAACGCGGGAAAATCAACTTTGATCTCGGCGGTTTCAAACGCCCGGCCGCGGATCGCCGCGTACCCGTTCACCACAAAGGCCCCTATTCTGGGCGTAGCCGAATCCGCGGGAAGGTCTTTCATTGTCGCCGATATACCCGGATTAATTGAGGGTTCGTCTTCGGGCAAAGGGTTGGGCGATAAATTTCTACGCCATATTGAACGTACCAGGATCCTGATCCACCTGGTGGATATTTCCGGTTTTGAAGGCCGCGACCCGGTAGAGGATTATAAAAAAATAAATAAGGAACTCGGCGCTTACAGCCGTGAACTTTCGCGTAAGCCGCAGGTTATCGCGGCCAATAAGATGGACCTTGAAGCGGCCGGGGCCAACCTCAGAAGGTTCAAGGGTATTATTAAGAAAACGGTTTACCCTGTATCGGCGCTGAAGAAAGAAGGATTGGAGGATCTGCTTGAAGCGGTCGTCAAAAAAATATAA
- the rplU gene encoding 50S ribosomal protein L21 — translation MFAIIEVGAKQLKVKKGDIIQTETIQAKEGKPVHLDKVLLISDKSEIKVGRPYIKGAKVDAEVIGHFKSKKVVSYKYKRRKSSHWKKGHRQQLTRLKVKEITA, via the coding sequence ATGTTTGCAATCATTGAGGTTGGAGCAAAACAGCTCAAAGTAAAAAAAGGCGATATTATCCAAACGGAGACGATCCAGGCAAAAGAAGGAAAGCCCGTGCATTTAGATAAGGTGCTTTTGATTTCCGATAAATCAGAGATCAAGGTCGGTCGGCCCTATATTAAAGGGGCGAAGGTAGACGCGGAAGTCATAGGGCATTTTAAGTCAAAGAAGGTTGTTTCCTACAAATACAAAAGGCGGAAATCCTCTCATTGGAAGAAGGGCCATAGGCAGCAGCTGACGCGTTTGAAGGTCAAGGAGATCACCGCGTAA
- a CDS encoding Rne/Rng family ribonuclease, which yields MGKEILISVDMQEKQVAVISDGHLDEFYIERPQDKTVVGSIYKGKVERVIRSINAAFVDIGLAKKGFLYLQEGIEAHDLLEQMEPARLQELKKGQEVTVQVVKEPFGTKGARLSSLIGLPGRFLVLMPNSPTRGISRRIDDDKERSRLRGVLNGLNMPKDMGVIIRTAASGKSKKELEKDVYYLLKQWHTTKRVSSHKQAPALLFEDYDLILRIIRDSFTEDVERLTIDSKAEFRRIYGFVRAFAPSLRKRIALYQGDAPLFESRGVDKQIKDIFDKKVYLKSGAYLVIEPTEGLVVVDVNSGRFKRHLNPEEMAFRVNCEAAKEAARQLKLRDLAGIIVIDFIDMEQEGHRRAVLDVLKRHLSSDKAKTDVLGISKFGLVEMTRERVHRTLETMTFQDCPYCKGKGKTKSALTVSIEIVRALREHLKGKVRQELNLVVHPSVASQLLEDSSGIRALQNTFRSRISVNPDPSVHLEEFKVIQV from the coding sequence ATGGGAAAAGAGATATTGATAAGCGTTGATATGCAGGAAAAGCAGGTGGCGGTCATAAGCGACGGGCATCTTGATGAATTCTATATTGAGAGGCCGCAGGACAAGACGGTGGTAGGCAGTATTTATAAGGGCAAGGTAGAACGCGTGATACGTTCGATCAACGCGGCCTTCGTGGATATAGGGCTGGCAAAGAAGGGGTTTTTATACCTGCAGGAGGGTATCGAGGCGCATGACCTTCTGGAACAGATGGAGCCGGCGCGGCTTCAGGAATTAAAGAAGGGCCAGGAGGTCACAGTGCAGGTGGTAAAGGAGCCGTTTGGGACAAAGGGCGCCCGGCTCTCAAGCCTCATAGGCCTGCCGGGCAGATTTCTTGTGCTTATGCCTAATTCGCCTACGAGGGGCATCTCCAGGCGCATTGACGATGATAAAGAAAGGAGCAGGCTCAGGGGCGTACTGAATGGCCTGAATATGCCCAAAGACATGGGTGTCATAATCCGCACCGCTGCCAGCGGGAAATCAAAAAAAGAACTGGAGAAGGACGTTTATTATCTTCTTAAGCAGTGGCATACGACTAAGAGGGTCAGTTCGCATAAGCAGGCGCCAGCGCTTCTGTTCGAGGACTACGACCTAATATTAAGGATTATAAGGGACTCTTTCACTGAAGACGTGGAGCGGCTTACGATCGATTCCAAGGCGGAGTTCAGGAGGATCTACGGCTTTGTCAGGGCCTTTGCTCCGTCGCTGAGGAAGAGGATCGCCCTTTATCAGGGGGATGCCCCGTTATTTGAAAGCAGGGGAGTGGATAAACAGATCAAGGACATATTCGACAAGAAGGTTTATCTTAAATCCGGGGCATACCTGGTGATAGAGCCCACCGAAGGATTGGTGGTTGTGGACGTTAACAGCGGCAGATTCAAAAGGCACCTTAATCCGGAAGAAATGGCATTCAGGGTCAACTGTGAGGCGGCAAAGGAGGCAGCCAGGCAGCTTAAGTTGAGGGATCTGGCCGGCATCATAGTCATAGATTTTATAGATATGGAACAAGAGGGCCACCGCAGGGCTGTTTTAGATGTCTTGAAACGGCACCTGAGCAGCGACAAGGCCAAGACAGACGTGCTGGGTATTTCCAAGTTCGGCCTGGTGGAGATGACCAGGGAAAGAGTGCATAGGACCCTTGAAACGATGACTTTTCAGGACTGTCCCTATTGTAAGGGCAAGGGGAAGACCAAGTCAGCGCTTACGGTCTCTATTGAAATAGTAAGGGCGTTAAGAGAACATCTTAAGGGCAAGGTCAGGCAGGAGCTGAATCTCGTTGTGCATCCGTCCGTAGCCAGCCAGCTATTGGAGGATAGTTCAGGGATCAGGGCTCTCCAGAATACATTCCGCAGCCGCATATCCGTCAATCCCGACCCCAGCGTTCATCTCGAGGAATTCAAGGTTATTCAAGTGTAA
- a CDS encoding TIGR03936 family radical SAM-associated protein encodes MVYIAHFKFYKRGKIKYISHLDLVRLFARAARRAGLPLYLTKGFSPRPKIVFKRALRLGLESDNEECSIYLNEPIRADEFKGKLNACLPEGVNVLEVFGINRK; translated from the coding sequence GTGGTTTATATCGCTCATTTCAAATTCTACAAGAGGGGAAAGATAAAATATATCTCGCATCTTGACCTGGTCAGGCTGTTCGCGCGCGCGGCAAGGCGGGCGGGGCTGCCGCTTTATTTAACTAAGGGGTTTTCTCCCCGCCCCAAGATCGTGTTCAAAAGGGCCTTGAGGCTGGGCCTTGAGAGCGATAACGAAGAATGCAGCATATATCTTAATGAGCCGATACGCGCTGATGAGTTCAAGGGAAAACTCAACGCGTGTTTGCCTGAAGGCGTAAACGTGCTTGAGGTGTTCGGCATTAATAGAAAATAA